A section of the Lathamus discolor isolate bLatDis1 chromosome 6, bLatDis1.hap1, whole genome shotgun sequence genome encodes:
- the CREB3L1 gene encoding cyclic AMP-responsive element-binding protein 3-like protein 1 isoform X4 — protein sequence MCISQRTWITSPTTWRISPTTSSAVSLMTQYWLRRTRCWIWTWIHPPQASRQSTATPSVETLLPRAPSCLSRPKIMLMTPIEMTPAPVIKAEPKEVNQFINVPTVDDLVQMPPTPPSSHGSDSDGSQSPRSLPPSSPARPAARSSTAISSSPLLTAPHKLQGTSGPLLLTEEEKRTLIAEGYPIPTKLPLTKAEEKALKRVRRKIKNKISAQESRRKKKEYVECLEKKVETYTTENNELWKKVETLENANRTLLQQLQKLQALVAGKVSRPYKMASTQTGTCLMVLALCFVLILGSLMPCLPEFSSTSQTVKATPAPDIYTTSKIQSRSLLFYDEGAGSLEESYSSFLTVDHPEGWEPEKGQSEEGRPHLARTHEAAKYLSKSHLENPDQNITDPTLTHLKEQLHERETSTSETAEYL from the exons CATTTCTCAGAGAACCTGGATCACTTCTCCGACAACATGGAGGATTTCTCCAACGACctcttcagcagtttctttgATGACCCAGTACTGGCTGAGAAGAACCCGCTGCTGGATATGGACCTGGATCCACCCACCCCAGGCAtccaggcagagcacagctaCTCCCTCAGTGGAGACTCTGCTCCCCAGAGCCCCCTCGTGCCTGTCAAGACCGAAGATAATGCTAATG ACTCCCATAGAAATGACTCCAGCACCTGTGATCAAAGCTGAACCCAAAGAGGTGAACCAGTTTATAAATGTACCTACAG TAGATGACCTGGTGCAGATGCCTCCAACTCCTCCCAGCAGCCATGGCAGTGACAGCGATGGATCTCAGAGCCCCCGgtccctgcctccctccagcccagcccGACCTGCTGCTCGCTCTTCTACTGCCATCTCCTCCTCACCTCTCCTAACAGCACCACAT aaGTTACAAGGGACCTCTGGCCCACTGCTCTTGACTGAAGAGGAGAAACGCACCTTGATTGCTGAGGGCTACCCCATTCCTACCAAGCTGCCCCTCaccaaagcagaggagaaagcactGAAGAGGGTCAGGAGGAAAATCAAGAACAAG ATCTCTGCTCAGGAGAGTcgcaggaagaagaaagagtatGTGGAGTGCCTAGAGAAAAA GGTTGAGACATACACCACAGAAAACAATGAACTCTGGAAAAAAGTGGAGACCTTGGAAAATGCAAACAG GACTCTGCTCCAGCAGTTACAGAAGCTGCAGGCTCTGGTAGCTGGGAAAGTCTCCAGACCCTACAAAATGGCTTCCACACAGACTGGGACCTGCCTAATG GTGCTGGCACTCTGCTTCGTTCTGATCCTGGGATCGCTGATGCCCTGTCTCCCCGAGTTCTCTTCAACATCACAGACAGTGAAAGCAACACCAGCACCAGACATTTACACAACTAGTAAGA TTCAGTCACGAAGCCTCCTCTTCTATGATGAGGGTGCTGGCTCCTTAGAAGAGAGTTATAGCTCCTTCCTAACGGTGGACCATCCTGAGGGGTGGGAGCCTGAAAAAGGGCAGTCTGAGGAGGGAAGACCTCATCTGGCCAGGACACATGAGGCAGCCAAATATCTGAGCAAATCCCACCTGGAGAATCCTGACCAGAACATAACTGACCCAACTCTGACCCACCTCAAAGAGCAACTCCACGAAAG ggaGACAAGCACCAGTGAGACAGCTGAATACTTGTAG
- the CREB3L1 gene encoding cyclic AMP-responsive element-binding protein 3-like protein 1 isoform X3 produces MDSILEPFPAERLFPAAGTGFLDLSDLSEADFLSNVHFSENLDHFSDNMEDFSNDLFSSFFDDPVLAEKNPLLDMDLDPPTPGIQAEHSYSLSGDSAPQSPLVPVKTEDNANELENGVWSLGPKLCSIMVKQEQNLALDLPESQLASSSIPVLNLNPLQRLPVPEETPIEMTPAPVIKAEPKEVNQFINVPTVDDLVQMPPTPPSSHGSDSDGSQSPRSLPPSSPARPAARSSTAISSSPLLTAPHKLQGTSGPLLLTEEEKRTLIAEGYPIPTKLPLTKAEEKALKRVRRKIKNKISAQESRRKKKEYVECLEKKVETYTTENNELWKKVETLENANRTLLQQLQKLQALVAGKVSRPYKMASTQTGTCLMVLALCFVLILGSLMPCLPEFSSTSQTVKATPAPDIYTTIQSRSLLFYDEGAGSLEESYSSFLTVDHPEGWEPEKGQSEEGRPHLARTHEAAKYLSKSHLENPDQNITDPTLTHLKEQLHERETSTSETAEYL; encoded by the exons CATTTCTCAGAGAACCTGGATCACTTCTCCGACAACATGGAGGATTTCTCCAACGACctcttcagcagtttctttgATGACCCAGTACTGGCTGAGAAGAACCCGCTGCTGGATATGGACCTGGATCCACCCACCCCAGGCAtccaggcagagcacagctaCTCCCTCAGTGGAGACTCTGCTCCCCAGAGCCCCCTCGTGCCTGTCAAGACCGAAGATAATGCTAATG AGCTGGAGAATGGAGTGTGGTCGCTGGGGCCCAAGCTCTGCTCCATCATGGTGAAACAGGAACAGAACCTGGCTCTAGACCTGCCTGAGTCCCAGCTAGCTTCCAGCTCCATACCAGTGCTGAACCTCAACCCTCTGCAGAGACTGCCAGTCCCCGAGGAG ACTCCCATAGAAATGACTCCAGCACCTGTGATCAAAGCTGAACCCAAAGAGGTGAACCAGTTTATAAATGTACCTACAG TAGATGACCTGGTGCAGATGCCTCCAACTCCTCCCAGCAGCCATGGCAGTGACAGCGATGGATCTCAGAGCCCCCGgtccctgcctccctccagcccagcccGACCTGCTGCTCGCTCTTCTACTGCCATCTCCTCCTCACCTCTCCTAACAGCACCACAT aaGTTACAAGGGACCTCTGGCCCACTGCTCTTGACTGAAGAGGAGAAACGCACCTTGATTGCTGAGGGCTACCCCATTCCTACCAAGCTGCCCCTCaccaaagcagaggagaaagcactGAAGAGGGTCAGGAGGAAAATCAAGAACAAG ATCTCTGCTCAGGAGAGTcgcaggaagaagaaagagtatGTGGAGTGCCTAGAGAAAAA GGTTGAGACATACACCACAGAAAACAATGAACTCTGGAAAAAAGTGGAGACCTTGGAAAATGCAAACAG GACTCTGCTCCAGCAGTTACAGAAGCTGCAGGCTCTGGTAGCTGGGAAAGTCTCCAGACCCTACAAAATGGCTTCCACACAGACTGGGACCTGCCTAATG GTGCTGGCACTCTGCTTCGTTCTGATCCTGGGATCGCTGATGCCCTGTCTCCCCGAGTTCTCTTCAACATCACAGACAGTGAAAGCAACACCAGCACCAGACATTTACACAACTA TTCAGTCACGAAGCCTCCTCTTCTATGATGAGGGTGCTGGCTCCTTAGAAGAGAGTTATAGCTCCTTCCTAACGGTGGACCATCCTGAGGGGTGGGAGCCTGAAAAAGGGCAGTCTGAGGAGGGAAGACCTCATCTGGCCAGGACACATGAGGCAGCCAAATATCTGAGCAAATCCCACCTGGAGAATCCTGACCAGAACATAACTGACCCAACTCTGACCCACCTCAAAGAGCAACTCCACGAAAG ggaGACAAGCACCAGTGAGACAGCTGAATACTTGTAG
- the CREB3L1 gene encoding cyclic AMP-responsive element-binding protein 3-like protein 1 isoform X2, which yields MDSILEPFPAERLFPAAGTGFLDLSDLSEADFLSNVHFSENLDHFSDNMEDFSNDLFSSFFDDPVLAEKNPLLDMDLDPPTPGIQAEHSYSLSGDSAPQSPLVPVKTEDNANELENGVWSLGPKLCSIMVKQEQNLALDLPESQLASSSIPVLNLNPLQRLPVPEETPIEMTPAPVIKAEPKEVNQFINVPTDDLVQMPPTPPSSHGSDSDGSQSPRSLPPSSPARPAARSSTAISSSPLLTAPHKLQGTSGPLLLTEEEKRTLIAEGYPIPTKLPLTKAEEKALKRVRRKIKNKISAQESRRKKKEYVECLEKKVETYTTENNELWKKVETLENANRTLLQQLQKLQALVAGKVSRPYKMASTQTGTCLMVLALCFVLILGSLMPCLPEFSSTSQTVKATPAPDIYTTSKIQSRSLLFYDEGAGSLEESYSSFLTVDHPEGWEPEKGQSEEGRPHLARTHEAAKYLSKSHLENPDQNITDPTLTHLKEQLHERETSTSETAEYL from the exons CATTTCTCAGAGAACCTGGATCACTTCTCCGACAACATGGAGGATTTCTCCAACGACctcttcagcagtttctttgATGACCCAGTACTGGCTGAGAAGAACCCGCTGCTGGATATGGACCTGGATCCACCCACCCCAGGCAtccaggcagagcacagctaCTCCCTCAGTGGAGACTCTGCTCCCCAGAGCCCCCTCGTGCCTGTCAAGACCGAAGATAATGCTAATG AGCTGGAGAATGGAGTGTGGTCGCTGGGGCCCAAGCTCTGCTCCATCATGGTGAAACAGGAACAGAACCTGGCTCTAGACCTGCCTGAGTCCCAGCTAGCTTCCAGCTCCATACCAGTGCTGAACCTCAACCCTCTGCAGAGACTGCCAGTCCCCGAGGAG ACTCCCATAGAAATGACTCCAGCACCTGTGATCAAAGCTGAACCCAAAGAGGTGAACCAGTTTATAAATGTACCTACAG ATGACCTGGTGCAGATGCCTCCAACTCCTCCCAGCAGCCATGGCAGTGACAGCGATGGATCTCAGAGCCCCCGgtccctgcctccctccagcccagcccGACCTGCTGCTCGCTCTTCTACTGCCATCTCCTCCTCACCTCTCCTAACAGCACCACAT aaGTTACAAGGGACCTCTGGCCCACTGCTCTTGACTGAAGAGGAGAAACGCACCTTGATTGCTGAGGGCTACCCCATTCCTACCAAGCTGCCCCTCaccaaagcagaggagaaagcactGAAGAGGGTCAGGAGGAAAATCAAGAACAAG ATCTCTGCTCAGGAGAGTcgcaggaagaagaaagagtatGTGGAGTGCCTAGAGAAAAA GGTTGAGACATACACCACAGAAAACAATGAACTCTGGAAAAAAGTGGAGACCTTGGAAAATGCAAACAG GACTCTGCTCCAGCAGTTACAGAAGCTGCAGGCTCTGGTAGCTGGGAAAGTCTCCAGACCCTACAAAATGGCTTCCACACAGACTGGGACCTGCCTAATG GTGCTGGCACTCTGCTTCGTTCTGATCCTGGGATCGCTGATGCCCTGTCTCCCCGAGTTCTCTTCAACATCACAGACAGTGAAAGCAACACCAGCACCAGACATTTACACAACTAGTAAGA TTCAGTCACGAAGCCTCCTCTTCTATGATGAGGGTGCTGGCTCCTTAGAAGAGAGTTATAGCTCCTTCCTAACGGTGGACCATCCTGAGGGGTGGGAGCCTGAAAAAGGGCAGTCTGAGGAGGGAAGACCTCATCTGGCCAGGACACATGAGGCAGCCAAATATCTGAGCAAATCCCACCTGGAGAATCCTGACCAGAACATAACTGACCCAACTCTGACCCACCTCAAAGAGCAACTCCACGAAAG ggaGACAAGCACCAGTGAGACAGCTGAATACTTGTAG
- the CREB3L1 gene encoding cyclic AMP-responsive element-binding protein 3-like protein 1 isoform X1: protein MDSILEPFPAERLFPAAGTGFLDLSDLSEADFLSNVHFSENLDHFSDNMEDFSNDLFSSFFDDPVLAEKNPLLDMDLDPPTPGIQAEHSYSLSGDSAPQSPLVPVKTEDNANELENGVWSLGPKLCSIMVKQEQNLALDLPESQLASSSIPVLNLNPLQRLPVPEETPIEMTPAPVIKAEPKEVNQFINVPTVDDLVQMPPTPPSSHGSDSDGSQSPRSLPPSSPARPAARSSTAISSSPLLTAPHKLQGTSGPLLLTEEEKRTLIAEGYPIPTKLPLTKAEEKALKRVRRKIKNKISAQESRRKKKEYVECLEKKVETYTTENNELWKKVETLENANRTLLQQLQKLQALVAGKVSRPYKMASTQTGTCLMVLALCFVLILGSLMPCLPEFSSTSQTVKATPAPDIYTTSKIQSRSLLFYDEGAGSLEESYSSFLTVDHPEGWEPEKGQSEEGRPHLARTHEAAKYLSKSHLENPDQNITDPTLTHLKEQLHERETSTSETAEYL from the exons CATTTCTCAGAGAACCTGGATCACTTCTCCGACAACATGGAGGATTTCTCCAACGACctcttcagcagtttctttgATGACCCAGTACTGGCTGAGAAGAACCCGCTGCTGGATATGGACCTGGATCCACCCACCCCAGGCAtccaggcagagcacagctaCTCCCTCAGTGGAGACTCTGCTCCCCAGAGCCCCCTCGTGCCTGTCAAGACCGAAGATAATGCTAATG AGCTGGAGAATGGAGTGTGGTCGCTGGGGCCCAAGCTCTGCTCCATCATGGTGAAACAGGAACAGAACCTGGCTCTAGACCTGCCTGAGTCCCAGCTAGCTTCCAGCTCCATACCAGTGCTGAACCTCAACCCTCTGCAGAGACTGCCAGTCCCCGAGGAG ACTCCCATAGAAATGACTCCAGCACCTGTGATCAAAGCTGAACCCAAAGAGGTGAACCAGTTTATAAATGTACCTACAG TAGATGACCTGGTGCAGATGCCTCCAACTCCTCCCAGCAGCCATGGCAGTGACAGCGATGGATCTCAGAGCCCCCGgtccctgcctccctccagcccagcccGACCTGCTGCTCGCTCTTCTACTGCCATCTCCTCCTCACCTCTCCTAACAGCACCACAT aaGTTACAAGGGACCTCTGGCCCACTGCTCTTGACTGAAGAGGAGAAACGCACCTTGATTGCTGAGGGCTACCCCATTCCTACCAAGCTGCCCCTCaccaaagcagaggagaaagcactGAAGAGGGTCAGGAGGAAAATCAAGAACAAG ATCTCTGCTCAGGAGAGTcgcaggaagaagaaagagtatGTGGAGTGCCTAGAGAAAAA GGTTGAGACATACACCACAGAAAACAATGAACTCTGGAAAAAAGTGGAGACCTTGGAAAATGCAAACAG GACTCTGCTCCAGCAGTTACAGAAGCTGCAGGCTCTGGTAGCTGGGAAAGTCTCCAGACCCTACAAAATGGCTTCCACACAGACTGGGACCTGCCTAATG GTGCTGGCACTCTGCTTCGTTCTGATCCTGGGATCGCTGATGCCCTGTCTCCCCGAGTTCTCTTCAACATCACAGACAGTGAAAGCAACACCAGCACCAGACATTTACACAACTAGTAAGA TTCAGTCACGAAGCCTCCTCTTCTATGATGAGGGTGCTGGCTCCTTAGAAGAGAGTTATAGCTCCTTCCTAACGGTGGACCATCCTGAGGGGTGGGAGCCTGAAAAAGGGCAGTCTGAGGAGGGAAGACCTCATCTGGCCAGGACACATGAGGCAGCCAAATATCTGAGCAAATCCCACCTGGAGAATCCTGACCAGAACATAACTGACCCAACTCTGACCCACCTCAAAGAGCAACTCCACGAAAG ggaGACAAGCACCAGTGAGACAGCTGAATACTTGTAG